In Limnohabitans sp. INBF002, one genomic interval encodes:
- the glp gene encoding gephyrin-like molybdotransferase Glp encodes MTRPALLSLDDALPQLLAQAQVLTGVQSVSTFEADGRVLAQDVVAALQVPPQDNSSMDGYALRATDCAQAGAVLRVTQRIPAGTYGTQLHAGEAARIFTGAPIPPGADAVVMQEDCEALEGEHVKVNKAVPAGQWVRRSGEDVTRGATVLTQGTRLTPAELGLAASIGLAQLQVSARPRVALFSTGDELVMPGDVAPEAMPAGAIYNSNRFFLRAMLQRLGCEVTDLGIVPDKRDATIAALRDAALHHDLILTSGGVSVGEEDHIKPAVESLGELKLWQLAIKPGKPFAYGKVNRDGDACHFMGLPGNPVSSFVTFLLLVRPFVLALQGVTQTDVKRTEMTAHFDWPRADKRREFLRVKRNAQGGLDLFPNQSSGVLTSAVWGDGVVDNPAGQTISKGDTVRFISFAEWLA; translated from the coding sequence ATGACCCGTCCTGCTTTGCTTTCACTCGATGACGCGTTGCCGCAATTGCTGGCGCAAGCTCAAGTATTGACAGGCGTGCAATCGGTTTCTACCTTTGAAGCCGATGGCCGCGTGCTGGCGCAAGACGTGGTTGCTGCCTTGCAAGTCCCGCCTCAGGACAACAGCTCGATGGACGGCTATGCGTTGCGTGCAACAGATTGCGCGCAAGCAGGCGCGGTGCTACGCGTGACGCAGCGCATTCCAGCGGGCACATACGGCACGCAGCTCCATGCAGGCGAGGCCGCGCGCATCTTCACGGGCGCCCCCATTCCCCCCGGTGCCGATGCCGTGGTGATGCAAGAAGACTGTGAAGCCTTAGAAGGCGAACACGTCAAAGTGAACAAGGCCGTGCCCGCAGGGCAGTGGGTTCGACGCTCGGGTGAGGATGTCACACGCGGCGCCACGGTGCTCACCCAAGGCACGCGCTTGACGCCCGCTGAGTTGGGTTTGGCAGCCAGCATTGGTTTGGCACAGTTGCAAGTGTCTGCGCGTCCACGCGTGGCCTTGTTCTCGACGGGCGATGAGTTAGTCATGCCCGGCGATGTGGCCCCTGAAGCCATGCCTGCTGGTGCGATTTACAACTCCAACCGTTTCTTCTTGCGCGCCATGTTGCAGCGCTTGGGTTGCGAGGTGACCGATCTGGGCATCGTGCCCGACAAGCGCGACGCCACCATTGCCGCTTTGCGTGATGCAGCTTTGCACCACGATTTGATTTTGACCAGCGGTGGTGTGTCGGTGGGTGAAGAAGATCACATCAAACCCGCGGTGGAGAGCTTGGGCGAGTTGAAGCTGTGGCAACTGGCCATCAAGCCCGGCAAGCCCTTTGCTTACGGCAAGGTGAACCGTGATGGTGACGCTTGTCACTTCATGGGCTTACCCGGCAACCCCGTGTCTAGCTTTGTGACGTTTTTATTGTTGGTTCGTCCGTTTGTGTTGGCCTTGCAAGGCGTGACGCAGACAGACGTGAAGCGCACCGAAATGACGGCCCATTTCGATTGGCCCCGCGCTGACAAGCGCCGCGAGTTCTTGCGTGTCAAACGCAACGCGCAAGGCGGCTTGGATTTGTTCCCCAACCAAAGCTCTGGCGTGCTCACTTCCGCTGTGTGGGGCGATGGCGTGGTGGATAACCCTGCTGGGCAAACCATTTCAAAAGGCGATACCGTTCGCTTTATTTCCTTTGCGGAGTGGCTGGCATGA
- a CDS encoding Mth938-like domain-containing protein, giving the protein MKLQPDRIETQSVTAYGPGWVAIQGEKITHSVLITSEGVRLDWHCQNFEDLGPQHFAQLAELDVELVIFGSGERLRFPRPEWQVGLMQRRVGLETMDTQAACRTYNILAGEGRKVAAALLIESVTSND; this is encoded by the coding sequence ATGAAATTACAACCCGATCGCATCGAGACCCAGTCCGTCACGGCTTATGGCCCAGGATGGGTGGCCATCCAAGGCGAAAAAATCACGCACAGTGTGCTGATCACCTCTGAAGGCGTACGCCTTGACTGGCATTGCCAAAATTTTGAAGATTTGGGCCCACAACACTTTGCACAACTGGCTGAGTTAGACGTTGAGTTGGTCATCTTCGGCAGCGGCGAACGTTTGCGCTTCCCTAGGCCCGAATGGCAAGTGGGTCTGATGCAACGCCGTGTGGGCCTAGAGACCATGGACACACAGGCCGCGTGCCGCACCTACAACATCTTGGCCGGTGAAGGCCGCAAGGTTGCTGCAGCGCTGCTCATCGAAAGCGTCACAAGTAATGATTAA
- the thrC gene encoding threonine synthase encodes MLYLSTRGHAERKRFCEILLEGLAPDGGLYLPEHYPQVDDAALTRLRHTFNTQGYAALAFEVLSLYIDDIPAADLKALCAKTYTKDVYGTEAIVPVRTLEDGLLVEALSNGPTLAFKDMAMQLLGNLFEYELARRGEELNIFGATSGDTGSAAEYAMRGKKGVRVFMTSPHGRMSPFQQAQMFSLMDENIHNIAIEGVFDDCQDLVKAVSNDLDFKTKYKIGTVNSINWARLLAQVVYYFAGYFQATKTNSQKVSFTVPSGNFGNVCAGHVARMMGLPVDTLVAATNENDVLDEFFRTGVYRVRGSADTHETSSPSMDISKASNFERFVFDLLGRDAALTKDLFGAQILKNGKFDLSGNPHFAEAATRYGFASGKSTHANRLATIQDVHKRFGEMIDTHTADGVKVAREHLKAGVPMIVLETALPIKFAATIVEALGQEPHRPAKFEGIEALPKRVQVMKADVAQIKAYIAKHCDLA; translated from the coding sequence ATGCTGTATTTGTCCACGCGCGGCCATGCCGAGCGCAAGCGTTTTTGTGAAATCCTCCTCGAGGGCTTGGCCCCCGATGGCGGTTTGTATTTGCCCGAGCACTACCCACAGGTGGACGATGCAGCGCTCACGCGTTTGCGCCACACGTTCAACACCCAAGGCTACGCAGCCTTGGCGTTTGAAGTGCTGTCTCTCTACATCGACGACATTCCTGCGGCTGACCTGAAAGCCTTGTGCGCCAAGACCTACACCAAAGATGTGTACGGTACCGAGGCCATCGTGCCGGTGCGCACGTTGGAAGACGGCTTGTTGGTGGAAGCTTTGTCCAACGGCCCCACGCTCGCGTTCAAAGACATGGCCATGCAACTGTTGGGCAACTTGTTTGAGTACGAGTTGGCACGCCGTGGCGAAGAGCTGAATATTTTTGGTGCCACCAGTGGTGACACCGGCAGCGCCGCCGAATACGCCATGCGTGGCAAAAAAGGTGTGCGCGTGTTCATGACCAGCCCACACGGCCGCATGAGCCCCTTCCAGCAAGCGCAAATGTTCAGCTTGATGGACGAGAACATCCACAACATCGCCATCGAAGGTGTGTTTGACGATTGCCAAGATTTGGTCAAAGCCGTGTCCAACGATTTGGACTTCAAAACCAAATACAAAATTGGCACCGTCAACTCCATCAACTGGGCGCGTTTGTTGGCGCAGGTGGTGTACTACTTCGCAGGCTATTTCCAAGCGACCAAGACCAACAGCCAAAAGGTGAGCTTCACTGTGCCCAGTGGCAACTTTGGCAACGTGTGTGCTGGCCATGTGGCCCGCATGATGGGCTTGCCTGTGGACACCCTAGTGGCAGCCACCAACGAAAACGATGTGCTGGACGAGTTCTTCCGCACCGGCGTGTACCGCGTGCGCGGCAGCGCCGACACGCACGAAACCTCTAGCCCGTCGATGGACATTTCCAAGGCCAGCAACTTTGAGCGCTTTGTGTTCGATCTGCTCGGTCGTGATGCCGCGTTGACCAAAGACTTGTTTGGCGCGCAAATCTTGAAGAACGGGAAGTTCGACCTGAGTGGCAACCCGCATTTCGCAGAAGCTGCCACGCGCTACGGTTTTGCCAGCGGCAAGAGCACACACGCCAACCGTTTGGCCACCATCCAAGACGTGCACAAGCGCTTTGGTGAAATGATCGACACGCACACGGCTGACGGCGTGAAAGTGGCGCGTGAGCACCTCAAGGCTGGTGTGCCCATGATTGTTTTGGAAACTGCGTTGCCCATCAAATTTGCCGCCACCATCGTGGAAGCCTTGGGTCAAGAGCCCCATCGCCCAGCCAAGTTTGAAGGCATCGAAGCTTTGCCAAAGCGTGTGCAGGTGATGAAGGCAGATGTGGCGCAAATCAAAGCCTACATCGCCAAGCACTGCGACCTCGCATGA
- the moaE gene encoding molybdopterin synthase catalytic subunit MoaE, whose product MSFTVSIQTQDFDVSQELASLRACDARVGAVCSFLGTVRERNDGSSVASMELEHYPGMTEKSIAAMMDEAKTRFDIFAARVIHRVGLLHPEDQIVFVAVTSAHRGESFKACEFLMDYLKTQAPFWKKEVTPEGARWVDARVSDDQALARWGIKASNSATP is encoded by the coding sequence ATGTCATTCACCGTCAGCATCCAAACCCAAGACTTTGATGTGAGCCAAGAACTTGCCTCCTTGCGTGCGTGCGATGCCCGCGTGGGGGCGGTGTGTTCGTTTTTAGGCACGGTGCGCGAGCGTAATGACGGAAGCTCGGTGGCCAGCATGGAGCTGGAACACTACCCAGGCATGACTGAAAAATCCATCGCGGCCATGATGGACGAGGCTAAGACGCGCTTTGATATTTTCGCTGCCCGCGTGATTCACCGCGTGGGTTTGCTGCATCCTGAAGACCAAATTGTGTTTGTGGCCGTCACATCAGCCCACCGCGGCGAGAGCTTCAAGGCCTGCGAGTTTTTGATGGATTACCTCAAGACCCAAGCGCCGTTCTGGAAAAAAGAAGTCACGCCCGAAGGCGCACGCTGGGTCGATGCCCGCGTGAGCGACGACCAAGCTTTGGCGCGCTGGGGTATTAAAGCGAGCAATTCCGCTACGCCCTAA
- the moaD gene encoding molybdopterin converting factor subunit 1: MKVNLKYFASIREAIGQGSESVGTQAATLQALRDELIARGGAYAEVLAHGRAVRMALNQDLCDASAALSDGCEVAFFPPVTGG, translated from the coding sequence ATGAAGGTCAATCTCAAATACTTTGCATCCATTCGCGAAGCCATCGGACAGGGCAGCGAAAGCGTGGGTACACAAGCTGCCACGCTTCAAGCTTTGCGCGACGAGCTGATTGCTCGTGGGGGTGCCTACGCCGAAGTGCTGGCCCATGGCCGCGCCGTGCGCATGGCCTTGAACCAGGACCTGTGTGATGCGTCTGCCGCATTGAGCGACGGTTGCGAAGTGGCCTTCTTTCCGCCTGTCACCGGCGGCTAA
- a CDS encoding peroxiredoxin gives MAIVVNKPLPEFEANATGGIKVTNNSHTGQMMVLYFYPKDNTPGCTTEAMQFRDKYKDFVKAGALVFGVSRDNMKSHDEFKTKLELPFELIADTEEKMCHMFGVVKNKIMYGKKVKGIERSTFLVGADGLLKEEWRGLKVPGHVDEVLKAVKALKKAAA, from the coding sequence ATGGCAATTGTTGTCAACAAACCCCTCCCCGAATTTGAAGCCAATGCAACAGGCGGCATCAAGGTTACCAACAACTCGCACACAGGCCAAATGATGGTCTTGTACTTTTACCCAAAGGACAACACCCCTGGCTGCACCACCGAAGCCATGCAGTTCCGCGACAAGTACAAAGACTTTGTCAAAGCGGGTGCCTTGGTATTTGGCGTGTCACGCGACAACATGAAGTCGCACGACGAGTTCAAGACCAAGCTCGAATTGCCGTTTGAGTTGATTGCCGACACAGAAGAAAAAATGTGTCACATGTTTGGCGTCGTGAAAAACAAAATCATGTACGGCAAAAAAGTCAAAGGCATTGAGCGCAGCACGTTTTTGGTAGGTGCAGATGGCCTGCTCAAAGAAGAATGGCGTGGGCTCAAAGTACCGGGCCATGTGGACGAAGTATTGAAAGCTGTCAAAGCCTTGAAGAAAGCTGCAGCCTGA
- a CDS encoding pyridoxal phosphate-dependent aminotransferase, whose amino-acid sequence MKKIQKSNKLSNVCYDIRGPIMDRARQMEEEGHKIIKLNIGNLAVFGFDAPEEIQQDMIRNLPTSAGYSDSKGIFGARKAVMHETQKQGIKGVTLDDIYLGNGASELIVMATNGLLNNGDELLLPAPDYPLWTAAVSLSGGTPVHYLCDEANGWMPDIDDIRSKITKNTKGIVVINPNNPTGALYSDELLMQIVELARKHGLIIFADEVYDKVLYDGVKHTPIASLSEDVLTLTFNSLSKSYRSCGYRAGWLVVSGDKKPAADYIEGLNMLSNMRLCANVPGQWAIQTALGGYQSINDLVGEGGRLRKQRDLAYELITAIPGVTCVKPQAALYMFPRLDPKVYPIKDDQQFFLELLQETKVMLVQGTGFNWKTTDHFRIVFLPHEDDLREAISRIAKFLENYRNRKA is encoded by the coding sequence TTGAAGAAGATCCAAAAATCCAACAAGCTGTCCAACGTCTGTTATGACATTCGCGGTCCCATCATGGACCGAGCGCGTCAAATGGAGGAGGAAGGCCACAAGATCATCAAACTCAACATCGGCAACTTGGCCGTGTTTGGCTTTGATGCGCCTGAAGAAATTCAGCAAGACATGATCCGCAACCTGCCCACCTCGGCGGGCTATTCGGACAGCAAAGGCATTTTTGGCGCCCGCAAAGCGGTGATGCACGAGACGCAAAAGCAAGGCATCAAAGGCGTCACGCTCGATGACATCTACCTTGGCAATGGCGCGAGCGAGCTCATCGTCATGGCCACCAATGGCTTGCTTAACAACGGCGATGAGTTGCTGTTGCCTGCGCCCGACTATCCCTTGTGGACAGCGGCGGTCAGCTTGTCTGGCGGTACGCCTGTGCATTATTTGTGTGACGAAGCGAATGGTTGGATGCCTGACATCGACGACATTCGCTCCAAGATCACCAAGAACACCAAGGGCATTGTGGTCATCAACCCCAATAACCCCACGGGTGCTTTGTACTCAGATGAATTGCTGATGCAAATCGTTGAGCTCGCGCGCAAACACGGCTTGATCATTTTTGCTGACGAGGTTTATGACAAGGTGTTGTACGACGGCGTCAAACACACGCCCATCGCCAGCTTGAGCGAAGACGTGTTGACGCTCACCTTCAACTCGCTGTCCAAGAGCTATCGCTCATGCGGCTACCGCGCAGGTTGGTTGGTGGTGTCGGGCGACAAAAAGCCTGCGGCCGATTACATCGAGGGCCTCAATATGCTCTCGAACATGCGCCTGTGCGCCAACGTGCCAGGGCAATGGGCGATTCAAACCGCCTTGGGTGGCTACCAAAGCATCAACGATTTGGTGGGTGAGGGTGGTCGTTTGCGCAAGCAACGTGACTTGGCCTATGAACTCATCACGGCCATTCCTGGCGTCACGTGCGTGAAGCCGCAAGCCGCGTTGTACATGTTCCCTCGCTTGGACCCCAAGGTGTACCCCATCAAAGACGACCAACAGTTTTTCTTGGAGTTGCTCCAAGAAACCAAGGTCATGTTGGTGCAGGGCACGGGCTTTAACTGGAAGACCACGGACCACTTCCGTATTGTGTTCTTACCCCACGAAGACGACTTGCGTGAGGCCATCTCACGCATCGCAAAATTCTTAGAAAACTACCGAAATAGAAAAGCATGA
- a CDS encoding homoserine dehydrogenase yields MKPIQVGLLGIGTVGSGTYEVLKRNQEEIQRRAGRGIEVTMVADLDVARAKSIVGANVQVVDDARKIIANPDIDIVVELIGGYGIAKQLVLEAIEAGKHVVTANKALLAVHGTEIFAAAHKKGVMVAFEAAVAGGIPIIKALREGLTANRIQWLAGIINGTTNFILSEMRDKGLTFGDVLKQAQALGYAEADPTFDIEGVDAAHKATLMSAIAFGVPVQFDKAYVEGITKLESQDIKYAEQLGYRIKLLGISKRTAAGIELRVHPCLVPAKRLIANVEGAMNAVMVHADAVGTTLYYGKGAGSEPTASAVIADLVDITRLHTADPLNRVPHLAFQPDAMSSLPILPMAQVVTSYYLRLRVADQAGVLAKVTGILASADISIDAVLQREAGEGESHTDLIILTHDCVEAKMNQAIAEMQQLSTVLAPITRIRKEELN; encoded by the coding sequence ATGAAACCGATTCAAGTAGGCCTGTTAGGCATTGGCACTGTGGGCAGCGGCACTTATGAAGTGCTCAAACGTAACCAAGAAGAAATCCAACGTCGCGCCGGTCGCGGCATTGAAGTCACCATGGTGGCTGACCTCGATGTGGCACGCGCCAAAAGCATCGTGGGTGCGAATGTGCAAGTGGTGGACGATGCGCGCAAGATCATCGCCAACCCTGACATCGACATCGTGGTCGAACTCATTGGCGGCTACGGCATTGCCAAACAACTCGTGCTCGAAGCCATCGAAGCGGGCAAACATGTGGTCACGGCCAACAAGGCTTTGCTGGCTGTGCACGGCACAGAAATCTTTGCAGCCGCCCACAAAAAGGGCGTGATGGTCGCATTTGAAGCCGCTGTGGCCGGTGGTATTCCGATCATCAAAGCTTTGCGCGAAGGCCTGACGGCCAACCGCATTCAGTGGCTGGCCGGCATCATCAACGGCACGACCAACTTCATCTTGTCTGAGATGCGCGACAAAGGCTTGACCTTTGGCGACGTGCTCAAGCAAGCACAAGCCTTGGGCTATGCCGAAGCTGACCCGACCTTCGACATCGAAGGGGTGGACGCGGCGCACAAAGCCACGCTCATGTCTGCCATTGCGTTTGGCGTGCCTGTGCAGTTTGACAAGGCCTATGTCGAAGGCATCACCAAACTTGAATCACAAGACATCAAATACGCCGAACAACTCGGTTACCGCATCAAGCTGTTGGGTATTTCCAAGCGCACCGCTGCAGGCATTGAACTGCGCGTGCACCCTTGCTTGGTGCCCGCCAAGCGTTTGATTGCCAACGTTGAAGGCGCGATGAATGCGGTGATGGTGCACGCCGATGCCGTGGGCACCACGCTGTACTACGGCAAAGGCGCGGGCAGCGAGCCCACCGCCAGCGCCGTGATTGCAGACTTGGTGGACATCACACGTTTGCACACCGCAGACCCACTCAACCGCGTGCCGCATTTGGCCTTCCAGCCCGACGCGATGAGCAGCTTGCCTATTTTGCCGATGGCTCAAGTGGTCACCAGCTATTACCTGCGTTTGCGCGTGGCCGACCAAGCGGGCGTGCTCGCCAAGGTCACCGGCATTTTGGCCAGCGCCGACATCAGCATTGATGCCGTGTTGCAGCGTGAAGCCGGTGAGGGCGAGAGCCACACCGACCTCATCATCTTGACCCACGATTGCGTGGAAGCCAAGATGAACCAAGCCATCGCTGAGATGCAACAGCTCAGCACCGTGTTGGCCCCGATCACCCGCATCCGCAAAGAAGAGTTGAACTGA
- the mobB gene encoding molybdopterin-guanine dinucleotide biosynthesis protein B, which produces MKVVAFAGYSGSGKTTLVEQLIGCMRMRGLRVSVVKHAHHNFDIDKPGKDSWRHREAGAFEVLVASNQRLVLQRQFEQPAQLSVHHLLAEVYDGVDWVLVEGFKKSDLLKVEVWRKASEQPVRYPEDDFVVAIATDSPQDLPEATQRPVLDLNDAYAITEWLVANQDRFEYNPPLL; this is translated from the coding sequence ATGAAGGTCGTCGCCTTTGCCGGTTATTCCGGCTCAGGAAAAACCACCTTGGTGGAGCAGTTGATTGGTTGCATGCGCATGCGTGGGCTTCGCGTGTCGGTGGTCAAACACGCGCACCACAACTTTGACATCGACAAGCCCGGCAAGGACAGCTGGCGTCACCGCGAAGCGGGCGCGTTTGAGGTGCTGGTGGCATCCAACCAACGTTTGGTGTTGCAGCGACAGTTTGAGCAGCCTGCGCAGCTCTCTGTGCACCACCTGTTGGCCGAGGTGTACGACGGCGTGGATTGGGTCTTGGTCGAAGGCTTTAAGAAGAGCGATTTGCTCAAGGTCGAGGTCTGGCGCAAAGCCTCTGAGCAGCCCGTGCGCTACCCCGAGGACGACTTTGTGGTGGCCATCGCCACCGATTCGCCACAAGATCTGCCAGAGGCCACGCAACGTCCTGTGCTCGACTTGAACGATGCCTACGCCATCACTGAGTGGCTGGTCGCCAACCAAGACCGTTTCGAATACAACCCGCCTTTGCTATGA